Proteins co-encoded in one Scyliorhinus torazame isolate Kashiwa2021f chromosome 31, sScyTor2.1, whole genome shotgun sequence genomic window:
- the LOC140404586 gene encoding uncharacterized protein yields MSREVNNQGAEIEVGSYMLIDSTYNQPGHRFHLTSPQVLSSQCLSLTFQYSFSGTPSSMTINVYTERQGSLERQSLKISGTPEQEWSKVQAVHCGATPVQFIIEGVSGDNPASELAVDKVCIVSCAAEAITTSTASSSTPGSIATSQPTTRVETTGPSNPGSTPEPTTPKSTPEPTTPGSTPERTTPASTPEPTTSESTLEPTTPGSTPEPTTPGSTSEPATSAPTPEPTTPGSTPEPTTSGSTLEPTTAGPTPEPTTPGSTPEPTTLGSTLEPTTPGSTPEPTTPAPTPEPTTPAPTPEPTTPLYTPKPTTLRSTPEPTTPGATTPEPTTPGSTLEPTTPRSTLEPTTPGSTPESTTPGSILEPTTPGSTPEPTIPGSTPEPTTPGTTTPEPTTPGSTPKPTIPGSTLEPTTPGSTPEPTTPGSTPEPTTQGSTLEPTTPGSTPEPTTPVYTPEPTTLRSTPETTTPGATTPEPTTPGSTPEPTTLRSTPEPTTPGATTQEPTTPGSTPNSTIPGSTPEPTTPGSTLEPTTPRSTLEPTTPGSTPEPTTPGSTPEPTTPGSTPEPTIPGSTPEPTTPGTTTPEPTTPGSTPKPTIPGSTLEPTTPRSTPEPTTPVYTPEPTTLRSTPEPTTPGATSPEPTTPGSTSEPTTLRSTPEPTTPGATSQEPTTPGSTPNSTIPGSTPEPTTPGSTLEPTTPRSTLEPTTPGSTPESTTPGSTLEPTTPGSTPEPTIPGSTPEPTTTGTTTPEPTTPGSTPEPTTHGSTLEPTTPGSTPEPTTPVYTPEPTTLRSTPEPTTPGATTPEPTTPGSTPEPTTLRSTPEPTTLRSTPEPTTPGATTREPTTPGSTPNSTIPGSTPEPTTPGSTLEPTTPRSTLEPTTPGSTPESMTPGSTLEPTTPGSTPEPTIPGSTPETTTPGTTTPEPTTPGSTPKPTIPESTLEPTTPGSTPEPTTPVYTPEPTTLRSTPEPTTPGATTPEPTTPGSTPEPTTLRSTPEPTTPGATTQEPTAPGSTPNSNIPGSTPEPTTPGSTLEPTTPRSTLEPTTPGSTPESTTPGSTLEPTTPGSTPEPTIPGSTPEPTTPGTTTPEPTTPGSTPKSTIPGSTLEPTTPGSTPEPTTPGSTPEPTTHGSTLEPTTPGSTPEPTTPVYTPEPTTLRSTPEPTTPGATTPEPTTPGSTPEPTTLRSTPEPTTPGATTQEPTTPGSTPNSTIPGSTPEPTTPGSTLKPTTPRSTLEPTTPGSTPESTTPGSTLEPTTPGSTPEPTIPGSTPEPTTPGTTTPEPTTPGSTPKPTIPGSTLEPTTPGSTPEPTTPGSTPEPTTHGSTLEPTTPGSTPEPIIPGSTPEPTTPGTTIPEPTTPGSTLEPTTPGSTPEPTIPGSTPEPTTPGTATPEPTTTGSTPKPSIPGSTPEPNSPGSTLEPTTPGSTPEPTSPGSTPVPTTPGATTPEPTTPVYTPEPTTIGSTPESTSPVATPGPTSPVSTPEPTTPESTPEPTTPESTPEPTTPLATPEPTTPGSTPEPTTPESTPEPTTHMETPEPTTGVMTPPGQFLKRPVMCQ; encoded by the coding sequence CAGAAGCTATTACAACAAGTACAGCGTCATCCAGTACTCCTGGGTCCATCGCAACCTCCCAACCAACCACTCGGGTAGAAACTACAGGACCAAGCAATCCTGggtcaactccagaaccaaccactCCCAAGTCAACTCCAGAACCGACCACTCCCGGGTCAACACCAGAACGGACCACTCCTGCgtcaactccagaaccaaccactTCCGAGTCAACTCTAGAACCGACCACACCCGGGTCAACTCCAGAACCGACCACTCCTGGGTCAACTTCAGAACCGGCCACTTCTGCGccaactccagaaccaaccactccagggtcaactccagaaccaaccactTCTGGGTCAACTCTAGAACCGACCACTGCTGGGccaactccagaaccaaccactcctgggtcaactccagaaccaaccactCTTGGATCGACTCTAGAACCAACAACTCCTGGGTCTACTCCAGAACCAACCACTCCTGCGccaactccagaaccaaccactcctgcgccaactccagaaccaaccactCCTCTGTATACTCCAAAACCAACCACCCTTCGatcaactccagaaccaaccactCCGGGAGCAACAACTCCGGAACCAACCACTCCTGGGTCAACTCTAGAACCAACCACACCAAGGTCAACTCTAGAACCAACCACTCCTgggtcaactccagaatcaactacTCCTGGGTCAATTCTAGAACCAACCACACCAGggtcaactccagaaccaaccattcctgggtcaactccagaaccaaccaccCCTGGGACAACAACTCCTGAACCAACTACTCCTGGGTCAACCCCAAAACCAACAATTCCTGGGTCAACTCTAGAACCAACCACACCAGggtcaactccagaaccaaccactCCTGGGTCAACTCCAGAACCAACGACTCAAGGGTCAACTCTAGAACCAACCACACCAGGGTCAACACCAGAACCAACCACTCCTGTGTATACTCCAGAACCAACCACCCTTCGATCAACTCCAGAAACAACCACTCCGGGAGCAACAACTCCAGAGCCAACCACTCCTGggtcaactccagaaccaaccacccttagatcaactccagaaccaaccactCCGGGAGCAACAACTCAAGAACCAACCACTCCTGGGTCAACCCCAAATTCAACCATTCCTGGGTCAACTCCGGAACCAACCACTCCTGGGTCAACTCTAGAACCAACCACACCAAGGTCAACTCTAGAACCAACCACTCCTGggtcaactccagaaccaaccactcctgggtcaactccagaaccaaccacaccagggtcaactccagaaccaaccattcctgggtcaactccagaaccaaccaccCCTGGGACAACAACTCCTGAACCAACTACTCCTGGGTCAACCCCAAAACCAACAATTCCTGGGTCAACTCTAGAACCAACCACACCAAGGTCAACACCAGAACCAACCACTCCTGTGTATACTCCAGAACCAACCACCCTTCGatcaactccagaaccaaccactCCGGGAGCAACAAGTCCAGAGCCAACCACTCCTGGGTCAACTTCAGAACCAACCACCCTTAGatcaactccagaaccaaccactCCGGGAGCAACATCTCAAGAACCAACCACTCCTGGGTCAACCCCAAATTCAACCATTCCTGGGTCAACTCCGGAACCAACCACTCCTGGGTCAACTCTAGAACCAACCACACCAAGGTCAACTCTAGAACCAACCACTCCTgggtcaactccagaatcaacgacTCCTGGGTCAACTCTAGAACCAACCACACCAGggtcaactccagaaccaaccattcctgggtcaactccagaaccaaccaccACTGGGACAACAACTCCTGAACCAACTACTCCTGGGTCAACTCCAGAACCAACGACTCATGGGTCAACTCTAGAACCAACCACACCAGGGTCAACACCAGAACCAACCACTCCTGTGTATACTCCAGAACCAACCACCCTTCGatcaactccagaaccaaccactCCGGGAGCAACAACTCCAGAGCCAACCACTCCAGggtcaactccagaaccaaccacccttagatcaactccagaaccaaccacccttagatcaactccagaaccaaccactCCGGGAGCAACAACTCGAGAACCAACCACTCCTGGGTCAACCCCAAATTCAACCATTCCTGGGTCAACTCCGGAACCAACCACGCCTGGGTCAACTCTAGAACCAACCACCCCAAGGTCAACTCTAGAACCAACCACTCCTGGGTCAACTCCAGAATCAATGACTCCTGGGTCAACTCTAGAACCAACCACACCAGggtcaactccagaaccaaccatTCCTGGGTCAACTCCAGAAACAACCACCCCTGGGACAACAACTCCTGAACCAACTACTCCTGGGTCAACCCCAAAACCAACAATTCCTGAGTCAACTCTAGAACCAACCACACCAGGGTCAACACCAGAACCAACCACTCCTGTGTATACTCCAGAACCAACCACCCTTCGatcaactccagaaccaaccacACCGGGAGCAACAACTCCAGAGCCAACCACTCCTGggtcaactccagaaccaaccacccttagatcaactccagaaccaaccactCCGGGAGCAACAACTCAAGAACCAACCGCTCCTGGGTCAACCCCAAATTCAAACATTCCTGGGTCAACTCCGGAACCAACCACTCCTGGGTCAACTCTAGAACCAACCACACCAAGGTCAACTCTAGAACCAACCACTCCTgggtcaactccagaatcaacgacTCCTGGGTCAACTCTAGAACCAACCACACCAGggtcaactccagaaccaaccattcctgggtcaactccagaaccaaccaccCCTGGGACAACAACTCCTGAACCAACTACTCCTGGGTCAACCCCAAAATCAACAATTCCTGGGTCAACTCTAGAACCAACCACACCAGggtcaactccagaaccaaccactCCTGGGTCAACTCCAGAACCAACGACTCATGGGTCAACTCTAGAACCAACCACACCAGGGTCAACACCAGAACCAACCACTCCTGTGTATACTCCAGAACCAACCACCCTTCGatcaactccagaaccaaccactCCGGGAGCAACAACTCCAGAGCCAACCACTCCTGggtcaactccagaaccaaccacccttagatcaactccagaaccaaccactCCGGGAGCAACAACTCAAGAACCAACCACTCCTGGGTCAACCCCAAATTCAACCATTCCTGGGTCAACTCCGGAACCAACCACTCCTGGGTCAACTCTAAAACCAACCACACCAAGGTCAACTCTAGAACCAACCACTCCTgggtcaactccagaatcaacgacTCCTGGGTCAACTCTAGAACCAACCACACCAGggtcaactccagaaccaaccattcctgggtcaactccagaaccaaccaccCCTGGGACAACAACTCCTGAACCAACTACTCCTGGGTCAACCCCAAAACCAACAATTCCTGGGTCAACTCTAGAACCAACCACACCAGggtcaactccagaaccaaccactCCTGGGTCAACTCCAGAACCAACGACTCATGGGTCAACTCTAGAACCAACCACACCAGGGTCAACTCCAGAACCAATCATTCCTGggtcaactccagaaccaaccacccctgggacaacaattccagaaccaaccactcctgggtcaactctagaaccaaccacaccagggtcaactccagaaccaactattcctgggtcaactccagaaccaaccaccCCTGGGACAGCAACTCCTGAACCAACCACTACTGGGTCAACTCCAAAACCAAGCATTCCTGGGTCAACTCCAGAACCAAACTCTCCTGGGTCAACTCTAGAACCAACCACACCAGggtcaactccagaaccaaccaGTCCTGGGTCTACTCCAGTACCAACCACTCCGGGAGCAAcaactccagaaccaaccactCCTGTGTATACTCCAGAACCAACCACCATTgggtcaactccagaatcaacctctCCTGTGGCAACTCCAGGACCAACCAGTCCTGTgtcaactccagaaccaaccactcctgagtcaactccagaaccaaccacccctgagtcaactccagaaccaaccactcctctggcaactccagaaccaaccacccctgggtcaactccagaaccaaccactcctgagtcaactccagaaccaaccactCATATGGAAACTCCAGAACCAACCACTGGTGTGATGACCCCTCCAGGTCAGTTCCTCAAGAGGCCAGTAATGTGCCAATAG